A window from Solanum stenotomum isolate F172 chromosome 7, ASM1918654v1, whole genome shotgun sequence encodes these proteins:
- the LOC125871782 gene encoding probable glycosyltransferase At5g03795 — MKICSSWCTKSASTKLLCIMIPFILISIYFAFGNSKNSSFSTSTWFFSSGKNISGHGGGERPELVAVAVNGGADREEAILEDYSFNSSNSFSPLTAEADQEFQENQKPIITQKNETFNISLEKPHELPSLNETHALPIEPKIKKKFTNLEKLEVKLGKARAAIKEAVTSGNQTDDSDYVPSGPMYWNAKAFHRSYLEMEKEFKVFVYEEGEQPIFHNGPCKSIYAMEGNFIYQMETSKFRTRDPEKAHVFFLPISVTSIVHFIYDRNSREHWNPMKQTVTDYINLVSGKYPYWNRSLGADHFMLACHDWGPEISKAVPELFKNSIRVLCNANTSEGFKPSKDVSFPEILLPGGTMNGLIGGPSPSRRSILAFFAGGLHGPIRPILLEHWENKDDDIQVHRYLPKGISYYGMLRNSKFCLCPSGYEVASPRMVEALYTGCVPVLLKDHYVPPFSDVLNWKSFSVEVPVDRIPDLKKILAGISTRQYIRLQRRGKQVRRHFEVNMIPQRYDVFHMILHSVWLRRLNMRLHGLEYL; from the exons ATGAAGATTTGTTCATCATGGTGTACTAAATCAGCATCAACAAAACTTTTATGTATTATGAttccatttattttaatttctatttattttgcatTTGGGAATTCAAAGAATTCATctttttcaacttcaacttgGTTTTTCAGTTCAG GAAAAAATATTTCCGGCCACGGCGGCGGTGAGAGGCCGGAGTTGGTGGCGGTGGCGGTCAACGGTGGCGCTGACCGTGAAGAAGCTATTTTGGAAGATTATAGTTTTAATAGTAGTAATAGTTTTTCTCCACTTACTGCTGAAGCtgatcaagaatttcaagaaaatcaaaaacca ATTATTACACAAAAGAATGAAACTTTTAACATTTCATTGGAGAAACCACATGAGTTGCCATCTTTGAATGAAACTCATGCTCTTCCAATTGAacccaaaatcaagaaaaagtttaCTAATTTGGAGAAGTTAGAAGTCAAATTGGGGAAAGCTCGAGCTGCCATCAAAGAAGCTGTTACGTCTGGAAATCAAACGGATGATTCGGACTATGTTCCATCCGGTCCAATGTATTGGAATGCCAAAGCTTTTCATAG GAGTTACTTGGAAATGGAAAAGGAATTCAAGGTATTCGTGTACGAAGAAGGAGAGCAGCCTATTTTTCACAATGGTCCGTGCAAAAGTATATACGCGATGGAGGGaaactttatttatcaaatgGAGACGAGCAAATTCCGAACTAGAGACCCCGAGAAAGCTCATGTGTTCTTCCTACCTATCAGCGTGACATCGATAGTGCACTTCATATATGATAGAAACTCCAGAGAACATTGGAATCCGATGAAACAAACGGTTACAGATTACATTAATCTTGTTTCTGGGAAATATCCTTATTGGAATCGAAGCCTAGGCGCAGATCATTTCATGCTCGCTTGCCATGATTGG GGGCCTGAAATTTCAAAGGCTGTTCCAGAGctattcaagaactcaattcgTGTGTTATGCAATGCTAATACCTCAGAAGGATTCAAGCCTTCTAAAGATGTATCCTTCCCAGAGATCCTCCTCCCAGGAGGTACGATGAATGGCCTGATCGGTGGTCCATCTCCATCACGTAGATCAATCTTGGCGTTTTTTGCTGGAGGGCTTCATGGACCTATACGGCCTATACTTCTCGAGCATTGGGAAAACAAAGACGATGACATCCAAGTCCATAGGTACCTACCAAAAGGCATCTCGTACTATGGCATGCTAAGGAATAGCAAGTTTTGCCTTTGTCCTAGTGGTTATGAAGTTGCGAGTCCACGAATGGTTGAGGCACTCTACACGGGATGTGTCCCGGTCCTCCTTAAGGACCATTACGTGCCACCATTTAGCGATGTTTTGAACTGGAAATCGTTCTCCGTTGAAGTCCCCGTTGATCGAATTCCCGACTTGAAGAAAATTCTGGCTGGGATTTCAACAAGGCAATATATAAGGTTGCAAAGAAGAGGTAAACAAGTTAGGAGACATTTTGAAGTTAATATGATTCCACAAAGATATGATGTTTTTCACATGATACTTCATTCTGTTTGGCTTAGAAGATTGAATATGAGGCTTCATGGTCTTGAATATTTGTGA
- the LOC125871698 gene encoding GTP-binding protein At2g22870, with the protein MQIASKCRLFNSHFFSIFPQSIKPKIPFSPKIPKNPQFSIYASSSRTFNSSSSSSSSASILARKVLFMAPGVEPEDIKEEMILPGSNIVVGPYAGDAKIKEVEFVKSSNKPKDCPKDERPEFAMLGRSNVGKSSLINALVKKKEVALTSKKPGKTQLINHFLVNKSWYIVDLPGYGFANASEAARMDWSSFTKGYFLNRDTLVSVLLLIDASVPPQKIDLDCANWLGRNTIPITFVFTKCDKMKGGKAKRPDQNIRDFQELIRQNYNHQPPWIMTSSVSGLGRDELLLHMSQLRNYWNNE; encoded by the exons ATGCAAATAGCATCAAAATGCCGTCTCTTCAATTCCcatttcttctccattttccCTCAATCCATCAAACCCAAAATCCCCTTTTCTCCCAAAATCCCAAAAAATCCCCAATTCAGTATTTATGCATCATCTTCAAGAACCttcaactcttcttcttcttcttcttcttcagcttCAATATTGGCCAGGAAAGTACTTTTTATGGCTCCTGGAGTTGAACCGGAAGACATTAAGGAAGAAATGATTTTACCCGGTTCCAATATAGTTGTCGGACCCTATGCGGGTGATGCGAAGATTAAGGAGGTTGAGTTTGTGAAGAGTAGTAATAAGCCTAAGGATTGTCCTAAAGATGAAAGACCCGAGTTTGCTATGTTGGGTCGGTCTAATGTTGGGAAATCATCCCTTATTAATGCTTTGGTTAAGAAGAAAGAAGTTGCTCTTACTTCTAAGAAACCAG GGAAGACTCAGCTGATTAATCATTTTTTGGTGAACAAGAGTTGGTACATTGTGGATTTGCCTGGTTATGG TTTTGCTAATGCATCTGAAGCTGCTAGAATGGATTGGTCCTCCTTCACTAAAGGTTACTTTTTGAATCGAGATACCTTGGTGTCGGTTCTGCTTTTAATTGATGCTAGTGTACCCCCTCAGAAGATTGACCTTGATTGTGCTAATTGGCTTGGACGCAATACG ATACCAATTACATTCGTTTTCACGAAGTGTGACAAAATGAAGGGAGGGAAGGCAAAAAGGCCCGATCAGAATATTAGAGATTTCCAAGAGCTAATCAGGCAGAATTACAATCATCAACCTCCATGGATAATGACTAGTAGTGTCTCTGGTTTGGGCAGGGATGAGCTACTTCTACATATGTCACAGTTGCGAAACTATTGGAACAATGAGTAG